In Pseudomonas sp. MM213, a genomic segment contains:
- a CDS encoding alkene reductase, whose product MNKLFTPYNLAGISLKNRVVMAPMTRTRTLDNIPNESNALYYAQRASAGLLITEGLPISDEARGYLYTPGIYADEHLPGWRKVTDAVHAKGGKIFAQLWHVGRMSHVSVHGMAPVSSGTVPAVDTTVYAWIEPGKAGPVQPSAPRALETDEVKRVIADFVKSARMAMDAGFDGIEIMAANGFLFDQFLSSALNTRTDQYGGSIANRQRFLLETIDAIAAEIGGSKIGVRFSPFGRLYDFGVYEGEEETWMSMAAALNERELAFVHLNYQPTILAAQTPPGFGAAFREAYKGTLMAAGGFTKEIAESELAKGELDLIAFGTAYIANPDLVERMKNGWPLAEGDRSTYYGVSGSIDKGYTDYPNYVNAAQTVPA is encoded by the coding sequence ATGAATAAGCTGTTTACTCCCTACAATCTGGCCGGTATTTCCTTGAAGAACCGCGTCGTCATGGCCCCCATGACTCGCACCCGAACCTTGGACAACATTCCAAATGAGTCCAATGCGTTGTATTACGCACAACGTGCCTCTGCCGGTTTGCTGATCACAGAAGGCCTGCCGATTTCCGACGAGGCTCGTGGTTATCTTTACACCCCTGGCATTTACGCTGATGAGCACTTGCCAGGTTGGCGCAAAGTTACCGACGCTGTGCATGCCAAGGGCGGGAAGATTTTTGCGCAACTCTGGCACGTTGGCCGCATGTCCCATGTCTCGGTGCATGGCATGGCGCCCGTCTCCTCGGGGACAGTGCCTGCTGTGGACACTACGGTGTATGCCTGGATTGAGCCTGGCAAAGCCGGCCCAGTTCAACCCAGCGCACCACGTGCATTGGAAACTGACGAAGTGAAACGCGTTATCGCGGACTTCGTGAAATCTGCGCGCATGGCGATGGATGCCGGTTTTGACGGTATCGAAATCATGGCTGCCAATGGGTTCCTGTTCGATCAGTTCCTTAGCAGCGCCCTGAACACTCGTACCGACCAGTACGGTGGCTCCATCGCCAACCGTCAACGCTTCCTGTTGGAAACCATTGACGCGATTGCTGCTGAAATCGGTGGTTCGAAGATCGGCGTGCGGTTCTCGCCGTTTGGTCGCCTGTATGACTTCGGTGTGTACGAAGGCGAAGAAGAAACCTGGATGAGCATGGCGGCTGCCCTCAATGAAAGAGAGCTGGCGTTTGTTCACTTGAATTACCAGCCGACCATCCTCGCCGCGCAAACACCACCAGGTTTCGGCGCAGCGTTCCGCGAGGCTTACAAAGGCACCTTGATGGCTGCCGGTGGCTTTACCAAAGAAATCGCAGAATCTGAACTGGCCAAAGGTGAACTCGACCTCATCGCTTTCGGCACCGCCTACATCGCAAACCCTGATCTGGTAGAGCGTATGAAGAACGGCTGGCCGTTGGCAGAGGGCGATCGCTCGACTTACTACGGGGTGAGCGGCTCGATTGACAAGGGCTATACCGATTACCCGAATTACGTAAACGCTGCGCAAACTGTTCCGGCGTAA
- a CDS encoding tautomerase family protein encodes MPLVIIKGIEGVFTEEQKAEAIHKVTEAMVSVEGENMRALTWVLFEEVKSGSWGIAGEQITAEKVLKIQAGG; translated from the coding sequence ATGCCATTAGTCATCATTAAAGGTATTGAAGGCGTTTTCACGGAAGAACAAAAAGCCGAGGCGATTCATAAAGTTACCGAGGCCATGGTCTCAGTTGAGGGTGAAAACATGCGCGCCCTCACTTGGGTTCTTTTTGAGGAAGTTAAAAGCGGTAGCTGGGGTATTGCCGGCGAGCAGATCACAGCTGAAAAGGTGCTGAAGATCCAAGCTGGTGGATAA
- the kefF gene encoding glutathione-regulated potassium-efflux system oxidoreductase KefF produces the protein MILIIYAHPYPEKSHVNQAMLKRASSNPDVVIRSLYDLYPDFNVDVEAEQRVVEQAQLLVLQHPMYWYSSPPLLKLWIDKVFTHGWAYGKGSVALKDKSLIWAVTTGGEHDHFHIGDHPGFSVLAQPLHATAIYCNMHWLNPIVVHGAYAAAPEALDSQIEHYYARLASWKED, from the coding sequence TTGATTCTTATCATTTACGCCCATCCCTACCCCGAAAAATCACATGTTAACCAAGCAATGCTCAAACGAGCATCCAGCAATCCCGACGTGGTAATACGCTCCCTGTACGACCTTTATCCAGACTTCAATGTCGACGTTGAAGCCGAACAGCGGGTAGTCGAACAAGCACAGCTGCTCGTATTGCAACATCCGATGTACTGGTACAGCTCCCCGCCTCTTCTGAAATTGTGGATCGATAAAGTATTCACTCACGGTTGGGCATACGGTAAAGGCTCTGTCGCCCTCAAAGATAAGAGCTTGATTTGGGCCGTCACGACGGGTGGCGAGCACGATCATTTCCACATAGGCGACCACCCAGGTTTCTCGGTGTTGGCTCAACCCCTTCACGCAACGGCAATCTATTGCAACATGCACTGGCTGAACCCGATTGTGGTGCACGGCGCGTATGCAGCTGCACCCGAGGCCCTAGACTCACAAATCGAGCACTATTACGCGCGCTTGGCCTCCTGGAAGGAAGATTGA
- the kefC gene encoding glutathione-regulated potassium-efflux system protein KefC, with protein sequence METHSLIEMLIYLGSAALIVPIAVRLGLGPVLGYLLAGCLIGPWGLKLVTDVESILHFAEIGVVLMLFIIGLELDPKRLWAMRRMVFGGGALQMLACGVAIAVFCAALGLNWTAALLVGLTLSLSSTAIAMQAMNERNMIPTAVGRSSFAVLLFQDIAAIPLVAMIPLLATNGGTPSGAELALSIAKIVGAIVAVVLLGQYVSRPVLRFVARSGLREIFSAVALFLVFGFGLLLEEAGLSMAMGAFLAGVLLASSEYRHALESDIEPFKGLLLGLFFIGVGMSIDFGTLIDAPLKVLTLTLGFILIKLLIIKLLGRFLSVPTEQRSWQAVFLGQGSEFAFVVFGAATVAGILVDPWGKSLTLAVALSMCVTPLLILVLNRLESARKQDNQEADTIDQRNPRVIIAGFGRFGQIAGRLLMSCGFEVVVLDHDPDHIETLRKFGVKVFYGDATRLDLLHAAGAAQAVVLINAIDNQEDNLALTRLAQEHFPSLKLVVRARDMGHIITLRQMGIEAVERETFESALSLGRKALEQLGVGPYEARERADRFRRLNQEMLEEMAAQPEDDTEFKYDAYKRANALLTEIFNEDRAHPINNWPEHDRSRQEETRS encoded by the coding sequence ATGGAGACTCATAGTCTGATTGAGATGCTCATTTACTTGGGCTCGGCTGCCTTGATAGTCCCAATCGCCGTTCGGTTAGGACTTGGCCCGGTTCTAGGTTATCTGTTGGCCGGCTGCCTGATCGGCCCGTGGGGCCTGAAGCTGGTAACTGATGTGGAATCCATCCTGCACTTTGCTGAAATCGGCGTAGTTTTGATGTTGTTTATCATTGGCCTCGAACTTGATCCCAAACGTCTTTGGGCCATGCGCCGAATGGTCTTCGGTGGCGGCGCATTGCAGATGCTGGCCTGCGGTGTTGCAATTGCCGTGTTTTGCGCCGCACTGGGCTTGAACTGGACAGCAGCACTGTTGGTTGGGTTGACGCTGAGTCTGTCGTCGACCGCCATCGCCATGCAGGCCATGAACGAGCGAAACATGATCCCTACCGCAGTGGGTCGCAGCAGCTTTGCCGTGCTGTTGTTTCAGGACATCGCGGCGATTCCGCTGGTCGCGATGATTCCATTGTTAGCAACAAATGGTGGTACGCCTTCCGGCGCAGAACTCGCGCTGTCCATCGCAAAAATCGTCGGTGCGATCGTCGCGGTGGTGCTCTTGGGTCAGTACGTTTCCCGGCCCGTTCTGCGCTTTGTCGCGCGCTCAGGCTTGCGCGAAATCTTCAGTGCCGTTGCGCTGTTTCTGGTGTTTGGATTCGGGTTGTTGCTGGAAGAGGCAGGATTGTCCATGGCTATGGGCGCATTTCTCGCCGGCGTCCTGTTAGCCAGTTCGGAATACCGGCACGCGCTGGAAAGTGACATCGAGCCATTCAAGGGACTGCTGCTCGGTTTGTTCTTTATCGGCGTCGGCATGTCGATCGACTTCGGCACGCTGATCGATGCGCCACTGAAAGTCTTAACGCTGACCTTGGGTTTTATCCTGATCAAGCTGCTGATTATCAAACTCCTTGGTCGCTTCCTGAGTGTCCCTACTGAACAGCGCTCTTGGCAGGCGGTGTTTCTCGGTCAGGGCAGTGAGTTCGCCTTCGTCGTGTTTGGCGCAGCAACGGTTGCCGGCATCCTGGTCGACCCCTGGGGTAAAAGCCTGACCTTGGCGGTAGCGCTGTCCATGTGCGTCACACCTCTGCTGATCCTTGTGCTCAATCGCCTGGAGTCCGCAAGAAAACAGGACAATCAGGAAGCGGACACCATCGACCAGCGCAATCCTCGGGTAATCATCGCCGGCTTTGGTCGATTCGGCCAAATCGCGGGCCGTCTATTAATGTCCTGTGGCTTTGAAGTAGTGGTGCTGGATCACGATCCCGATCATATCGAGACGTTGCGCAAGTTCGGGGTCAAGGTGTTCTACGGCGACGCGACCCGCCTCGATTTGCTGCACGCCGCCGGTGCTGCACAAGCAGTGGTGTTGATCAACGCGATCGACAATCAGGAAGACAACCTGGCATTGACCCGGCTGGCTCAAGAGCATTTTCCTTCCCTGAAGCTGGTGGTGCGCGCTCGCGATATGGGGCACATCATTACCCTACGTCAGATGGGCATAGAGGCAGTCGAGCGGGAAACTTTTGAGAGCGCTTTGTCCCTTGGACGCAAAGCGCTGGAACAACTGGGCGTAGGGCCCTACGAGGCCCGTGAACGCGCGGATCGATTCCGCCGCCTGAACCAGGAAATGCTTGAAGAAATGGCCGCGCAGCCCGAGGACGACACTGAGTTCAAGTACGACGCATACAAGCGGGCCAACGCCCTTCTGACGGAAATTTTCAACGAAGACCGTGCTCATCCGATCAACAATTGGCCTGAACATGATAGAAGCAGGCAAGAGGAAACACGAAGCTAA
- a CDS encoding SDR family NAD(P)-dependent oxidoreductase, with amino-acid sequence MTTYISDLFKGKVVLVSGGTSGIGQSTAEFFARHGAKVVAIGLGADETKVTPGVDLDLREVNVTDDAALKKVIESLDRLDILVPAAGGTLGEREVEWEAFNQVLSVQLQAVYRLINLSYPLLAKQGGSIINIASMFSFFGGGKLVAYAAAKGGIVQLTKSLAEAYAPDNIRVNAVAPGWIATPLLEKIDDEAKRAKLLSRTPMKRFGTAEEVAKAIAFLASDAASFINGVVLPVDGGYLTTAI; translated from the coding sequence ATGACTACCTATATCAGCGATTTATTTAAAGGAAAAGTTGTACTCGTTAGCGGCGGTACCTCGGGTATTGGGCAGTCAACGGCTGAATTTTTCGCTCGTCACGGCGCTAAGGTCGTTGCTATAGGTCTCGGCGCGGATGAAACAAAAGTCACGCCTGGGGTTGACCTCGATCTTCGAGAAGTCAACGTCACTGACGATGCGGCGCTCAAAAAAGTCATTGAGAGCCTTGATCGCCTCGATATTCTGGTGCCAGCAGCTGGAGGCACCCTGGGAGAGAGAGAAGTCGAGTGGGAGGCTTTTAACCAAGTGCTATCAGTACAACTGCAAGCCGTTTATAGGCTCATTAACCTGTCATACCCTTTGTTGGCAAAGCAAGGCGGATCCATTATCAACATTGCTTCAATGTTCTCATTTTTCGGCGGTGGCAAGCTTGTCGCATATGCGGCAGCAAAAGGGGGGATTGTTCAGCTTACCAAGTCTCTCGCGGAGGCCTACGCACCTGATAATATTCGTGTAAACGCGGTTGCTCCGGGCTGGATTGCAACCCCCTTATTAGAAAAAATCGATGACGAGGCCAAGAGGGCTAAATTGCTGTCTCGAACTCCGATGAAGCGGTTTGGCACTGCCGAAGAGGTTGCCAAGGCAATTGCTTTCCTGGCTTCTGATGCCGCATCGTTTATAAATGGAGTCGTTCTTCCTGTGGATGGTGGCTACCTAACGACTGCTATCTAA
- a CDS encoding carbohydrate porin yields MSYLIRFGVFLVTAFLFPQAWAQNNEGPLVELGEKMSNYGIQPHVQFSSLSMKNLDTGPRHNSFGNSGDLYLGADVDLATLAGLDGAAFHFEETLFILDNGTGQPTSHNWQGAAGTYFAGAPLHNDIAANQLSLMTFEQKWLDGQLDLHMGRTNARRYFYIYNCETVVTCTDPILDASSGVLPPPFGAWGGYLKYQVNPSLYVHAGAFESNPVDYLKKRKGLDFSTDDASGTSFLVGIGSKPSDDNTQYELNAYFNSSKQSDPLTGTSDHGTAGAFFKFRQTLWRADGQGLQMFGSVSAAADSKQPFSHFAEGGLTYLAPFDRPQDKLNFKTSYMRVNPHQLEFQQRERITNFGDPRLGDKNIYALEANGHFALSHNLAVEPSIQYLINPDNYYNPGARELSSNGFVVGLQVMLDVGSMLGL; encoded by the coding sequence ATGAGCTATCTAATACGTTTTGGCGTTTTTCTGGTAACCGCATTCCTGTTTCCCCAAGCTTGGGCGCAAAACAATGAAGGCCCTCTAGTAGAGCTTGGCGAGAAAATGTCCAATTATGGCATTCAGCCCCATGTGCAATTCTCGAGCTTGTCTATGAAGAATCTCGACACTGGCCCCAGGCACAATAGCTTTGGCAACAGTGGCGACTTATACCTAGGTGCCGATGTTGACCTCGCGACCTTGGCAGGCCTAGATGGCGCGGCGTTTCATTTTGAAGAAACATTGTTCATTCTCGACAATGGCACTGGGCAGCCTACTTCGCATAACTGGCAGGGCGCAGCAGGCACCTACTTTGCTGGCGCCCCTCTTCACAATGACATCGCCGCCAACCAGTTGAGTCTTATGACCTTCGAGCAAAAATGGCTCGATGGACAGCTCGACTTGCATATGGGGCGCACTAATGCCCGACGCTACTTTTACATCTACAATTGCGAAACGGTGGTTACCTGCACTGATCCAATCCTAGACGCCTCCAGCGGTGTGCTGCCACCACCCTTCGGTGCCTGGGGTGGCTATCTGAAGTATCAGGTAAACCCGAGCCTGTATGTACACGCCGGTGCGTTTGAATCCAACCCTGTCGACTACTTGAAAAAGCGTAAAGGTTTGGACTTCAGTACCGACGACGCTAGCGGCACCAGCTTTCTAGTGGGGATAGGTAGTAAACCTAGTGACGACAATACGCAATACGAACTTAATGCTTACTTCAACTCTTCAAAACAGTCGGATCCATTGACCGGTACCAGTGATCATGGCACTGCCGGAGCCTTCTTCAAGTTCCGGCAAACCCTATGGCGCGCTGATGGACAGGGCCTACAAATGTTCGGTTCAGTTTCGGCGGCAGCGGACAGCAAGCAACCCTTCAGTCATTTCGCAGAAGGTGGATTAACCTACCTCGCGCCTTTCGATCGACCGCAAGACAAGCTGAATTTCAAAACCAGCTATATGCGGGTCAATCCTCACCAGTTGGAGTTCCAGCAACGAGAACGTATCACCAACTTTGGCGATCCTCGCTTGGGCGATAAAAATATCTACGCACTGGAAGCTAATGGCCATTTTGCGTTGAGCCATAACCTGGCGGTCGAGCCGAGCATTCAATACCTGATTAACCCTGACAATTACTATAACCCTGGGGCCCGAGAACTGAGCAGCAATGGCTTCGTTGTTGGCCTCCAAGTCATGCTTGATGTGGGCTCAATGCTTGGACTTTGA
- a CDS encoding MFS transporter: protein MADNNNKAGYENTLLCVLFLTFGFVFFDRLALSFLFPYMSAELNLSNSHLGMLSSVLALAWALSGALVGAWSDRKGVRKPLLIIAVILFSLCSALSGLVTGFLSLLLFRGIMGLAEGPILPLSQSMMVEASSSHRRGLNMGLLQGSAAGLLGAVVGPPVLIHLAEAYGWRHAFIVSLLPGLLIAWLLWRYVRRDDPRPTPIIRDKEPGNRLALLKSRNIVLCTLISCVFLTWFVILISFTPTFLVTDRGYTPPSMSAIMSCLGAAWVLWGFVVPAISDRIGRRPTLVIFSLISACCPMALLFAPSPLILGILMVLTFTGLGCFTLFMSTIPAETVPREVMATALGMIMGVGELIGGFVAPTVAGFAADRFGLSIVMWISSSGAVLAALLSLFLKETAPAVLQRQPSSTHAIEGS from the coding sequence ATGGCTGACAATAATAATAAAGCCGGTTACGAAAACACTTTGCTATGTGTGCTATTTCTGACTTTTGGCTTTGTGTTTTTTGATCGTTTGGCGCTGTCCTTTCTGTTTCCATACATGTCTGCCGAGCTGAATTTGAGCAACAGTCATCTGGGCATGCTGTCTTCTGTATTAGCTCTCGCTTGGGCGCTATCAGGAGCGCTGGTGGGAGCTTGGTCAGACCGCAAAGGGGTGAGGAAGCCACTCTTAATAATTGCAGTGATCTTGTTTTCCTTGTGTTCGGCGCTTTCTGGGCTGGTCACAGGGTTTCTTAGTTTGCTGCTGTTTCGTGGGATCATGGGTTTGGCCGAGGGGCCAATATTGCCGTTGTCCCAGTCGATGATGGTGGAGGCCTCATCATCTCATCGACGCGGTCTCAATATGGGATTGTTGCAGGGGTCGGCGGCTGGCTTGCTTGGTGCGGTGGTCGGGCCTCCAGTATTAATACACCTAGCTGAGGCATATGGGTGGCGACACGCATTCATAGTTTCCTTGCTGCCGGGCCTTTTGATAGCTTGGCTCTTATGGCGATACGTCCGGCGAGATGATCCACGCCCTACGCCAATCATTCGAGATAAAGAACCCGGAAACCGCTTGGCCTTGCTAAAAAGCCGAAACATTGTGCTATGCACCTTGATCAGTTGCGTGTTTCTGACTTGGTTCGTCATCCTTATCTCCTTTACTCCGACTTTCCTAGTGACCGATCGCGGATACACCCCGCCCAGTATGAGCGCGATCATGAGCTGTCTGGGCGCAGCATGGGTGCTCTGGGGATTTGTGGTGCCCGCCATTTCTGACCGAATCGGTCGACGTCCCACTTTGGTGATTTTCTCTCTGATTTCGGCGTGTTGCCCGATGGCGCTGCTGTTTGCTCCGTCACCGCTAATTCTCGGGATACTGATGGTGTTGACCTTTACCGGACTGGGCTGTTTCACACTTTTTATGTCGACCATTCCGGCGGAAACCGTGCCTAGGGAAGTGATGGCCACGGCTCTGGGCATGATCATGGGTGTGGGTGAGCTAATCGGCGGGTTTGTAGCGCCGACCGTAGCCGGTTTCGCCGCAGACCGTTTTGGCTTGTCCATAGTGATGTGGATATCCAGTAGTGGTGCGGTGCTGGCAGCGCTCTTGTCGCTGTTTCTTAAGGAGACTGCTCCCGCCGTACTCCAGCGTCAGCCGTCATCAACTCATGCTATTGAGGGAAGCTAG
- a CDS encoding 2,4'-dihydroxyacetophenone dioxygenase family protein — MPELASTEFWKDLQPIANCLMPDAKPEVYLPNAASDDLRLYVPFTETVSSRPLWISPSENRWCDILMSSRAGLVNRHYHPHEVFAYTLSGKWGYLEHDWTATAGDFVYETPGEGHTLVAYDHEEPMRVFFIVKGPLIWLDEQGESTGYFDVHSYIALCREHYEKVGLGADAVDRLFR; from the coding sequence ATGCCCGAATTAGCCAGCACCGAATTTTGGAAAGACCTGCAGCCTATTGCAAATTGCTTAATGCCTGACGCTAAACCTGAGGTCTATCTTCCCAATGCGGCCAGCGATGACTTGCGACTCTACGTGCCTTTCACTGAAACCGTTTCTTCACGACCTTTGTGGATTTCCCCAAGTGAAAACCGCTGGTGCGATATTTTGATGTCCAGTCGCGCTGGTCTGGTCAATAGGCACTATCACCCCCATGAGGTTTTCGCTTATACCCTCTCCGGCAAATGGGGCTACCTGGAGCACGATTGGACGGCGACCGCAGGAGACTTTGTTTATGAAACACCGGGCGAAGGTCACACTTTGGTCGCGTATGACCACGAAGAGCCTATGCGTGTGTTTTTTATTGTCAAAGGGCCACTGATCTGGCTAGACGAGCAGGGCGAGTCCACTGGTTACTTCGATGTGCACTCTTACATTGCCTTGTGCCGTGAGCACTATGAAAAGGTTGGCTTGGGCGCTGACGCTGTGGATCGCCTATTTCGCTAA
- a CDS encoding helix-turn-helix domain-containing protein, with the protein MKTGTLLDTRRATTDCVPLDQRLAFWEQYNASTLVGLKCSSYSETGFAASEDNLSLESMRVAHIVANEHVIERDGSMIRAVPKASVFVSLVTGSASFFFQNGSCHLLEPGELMVYRTDKPYLFGFSGSMRKFIFDIPQEVFASHCLSRFETALKISAHTGTQRLLMRTLAERTRGFFEQPLSQDADNYQDDALELLGNIIAGQVGQRRGNALSASYLLAAKQCIMEQLADPTLSCERVAAQTGVSTRHLARLFALEDTQPHRFILEKRLQRAYRLLNSEQVRGLDISEVAYRQGFTSQAHFARAFKARYGQTPSEVRAMALGKT; encoded by the coding sequence ATGAAGACAGGCACCTTGCTCGACACCCGACGGGCGACTACCGATTGCGTCCCCCTTGACCAGCGCCTGGCCTTCTGGGAGCAGTACAACGCATCTACCTTGGTGGGCCTCAAATGCTCGTCCTATAGCGAGACAGGATTCGCCGCTAGCGAGGACAATCTGAGTCTGGAAAGCATGCGGGTAGCTCATATCGTCGCCAACGAGCACGTTATTGAACGTGACGGCTCGATGATTCGTGCGGTGCCCAAGGCGTCCGTTTTCGTGTCTCTTGTCACAGGAAGTGCTTCGTTTTTCTTTCAGAACGGCAGCTGCCATTTACTGGAGCCTGGAGAACTGATGGTGTATCGCACAGACAAACCCTACCTGTTTGGGTTTTCCGGCTCCATGCGCAAGTTCATATTCGACATTCCCCAGGAAGTTTTTGCCAGTCATTGCTTGAGCCGTTTCGAAACTGCACTGAAAATCAGCGCTCACACCGGCACGCAACGCTTGCTGATGCGCACACTCGCTGAGCGCACCCGAGGCTTTTTCGAGCAGCCACTTAGCCAGGACGCAGATAATTATCAAGACGATGCATTAGAGTTGCTGGGCAACATAATTGCGGGCCAGGTCGGCCAGCGCCGGGGCAATGCGCTAAGCGCCTCATATTTATTGGCCGCCAAGCAATGCATTATGGAGCAGTTGGCTGATCCGACTTTGAGCTGCGAGCGAGTTGCGGCTCAAACCGGAGTCTCTACACGACATCTTGCACGGCTGTTTGCGTTGGAAGACACTCAGCCGCATCGCTTCATTTTGGAAAAGCGCCTGCAACGAGCTTACCGCTTGCTGAATAGCGAACAGGTTAGGGGACTGGATATTTCTGAGGTTGCCTACCGCCAAGGTTTTACCAGTCAAGCCCACTTCGCTAGGGCCTTCAAGGCGCGCTACGGACAAACACCTTCCGAGGTTCGAGCGATGGCCTTAGGAAAAACTTGA
- a CDS encoding ArsR/SmtB family transcription factor → MPDLNETLKILSSPVRRKVLAWLKDPFTAFHDQTQIYAFDVYGVCASLIQEKAGLSQPATSLCLKALSDQGLVVATKVGKWTYYKRQDQQLSATLTELLAELDVKC, encoded by the coding sequence ATGCCGGATTTGAATGAGACGCTGAAAATACTCTCCAGTCCAGTACGCAGAAAGGTATTGGCGTGGCTAAAAGACCCTTTTACGGCGTTCCACGACCAGACGCAGATATACGCCTTCGACGTCTATGGCGTTTGTGCCAGTCTCATTCAGGAAAAGGCCGGGCTATCGCAGCCGGCCACTTCGCTTTGCCTGAAGGCTCTCAGTGATCAAGGCCTCGTTGTGGCGACTAAAGTAGGTAAGTGGACGTATTACAAGCGCCAAGACCAGCAACTGTCAGCAACGTTGACTGAGCTCCTTGCCGAATTGGACGTAAAATGCTGA
- a CDS encoding alkene reductase produces the protein MTDLSLFQPLALGDLKLKNRIALPPLTRSRSSQPGNIPNDLMAAYYRQRATAGFMVTEGTQIEPRGQGYAWTPGIHSDAQVEGWRKVIDAVHAEGSVIFCQLWHVGRVSHTSLQPDNRPPIAPSAIRATAVKVFIETGPQAGVLTDPSEPVELTTEEVKELVGLYHAAALNAKKAGFDGVELHCANGYLVNQFISEHTNCRTDEYGGSLDNRLRFLREICEAVISVFGGNRVGVRFAPLFETTEEERVYLGLVEQDPHHTYIEAAKILEELGVGYLSIAEADWENAPDLPASFREALRQVYSAPIMYSGRYTEAKAKEVLAKGYGDLFGFGRTFIANPDLPHRLRNGLELNPVNAATLYGGGEEGYIDYPFCNA, from the coding sequence ATGACTGACCTTAGCCTGTTCCAACCTCTTGCCCTAGGCGATCTGAAACTTAAAAACCGGATCGCCCTTCCGCCGCTGACCCGATCCAGAAGTTCTCAACCGGGTAATATCCCCAATGACCTCATGGCCGCCTATTATCGGCAGCGGGCAACTGCAGGCTTCATGGTCACAGAGGGAACCCAGATTGAACCACGCGGGCAGGGCTACGCCTGGACTCCGGGAATTCACAGTGATGCCCAAGTAGAAGGCTGGCGCAAAGTCATCGATGCAGTCCATGCAGAAGGATCGGTTATTTTCTGCCAGCTTTGGCACGTTGGCCGGGTTTCACACACCAGTCTCCAACCCGATAACCGTCCCCCCATTGCGCCATCCGCCATCCGTGCCACAGCAGTGAAAGTCTTTATCGAAACAGGCCCGCAAGCTGGTGTACTTACTGATCCAAGTGAGCCGGTCGAGCTGACGACCGAGGAAGTCAAAGAGCTGGTGGGTCTTTATCACGCGGCCGCATTGAACGCTAAAAAAGCTGGTTTCGACGGCGTCGAACTTCATTGCGCCAACGGCTACCTGGTTAATCAGTTCATTTCCGAGCACACCAACTGCCGAACCGATGAATATGGTGGCTCGCTGGATAACCGCCTCAGGTTCCTTCGTGAAATCTGCGAAGCGGTGATCAGTGTCTTCGGTGGTAACCGGGTAGGGGTGCGGTTCGCTCCGTTGTTCGAGACGACTGAAGAGGAGCGTGTCTACTTAGGCCTTGTGGAGCAAGATCCTCACCATACATATATCGAGGCGGCCAAGATTCTTGAGGAGCTGGGAGTGGGCTACTTGTCGATTGCCGAGGCTGACTGGGAGAATGCCCCTGACTTGCCAGCTTCATTTCGCGAGGCACTGCGCCAGGTATATTCTGCGCCGATCATGTATTCCGGTCGCTATACAGAAGCGAAAGCAAAAGAGGTTCTCGCCAAAGGTTACGGAGACTTGTTCGGATTTGGCCGCACCTTCATCGCAAATCCAGACCTCCCTCATCGCCTCAGGAACGGGCTCGAACTGAATCCGGTTAACGCGGCTACGCTCTATGGCGGAGGAGAGGAAGGTTACATCGACTATCCATTCTGCAACGCTTAA
- a CDS encoding thioredoxin family protein, with translation MSHIVDLSAEKFARFVAKGSSVVLFSASWCKPCQEMKPVFHDLAEKLRSRAAFGKIDVAVSPTISQMYGIRSVPSLAIFHEGRLRLVLAGSRSVAALKKAIVSELKEVV, from the coding sequence GTGAGTCATATTGTAGATTTGAGCGCTGAAAAATTCGCTCGATTCGTCGCAAAAGGAAGCAGTGTCGTGCTGTTTTCGGCCTCTTGGTGCAAGCCTTGCCAGGAAATGAAGCCGGTCTTTCACGACTTGGCAGAAAAGCTGCGCTCCCGCGCCGCATTCGGGAAGATTGATGTGGCTGTTTCGCCGACGATTTCCCAAATGTACGGTATCCGGTCAGTGCCATCCTTGGCGATTTTTCACGAAGGGCGGTTACGCTTGGTTCTGGCCGGCTCTCGATCGGTTGCCGCGTTGAAGAAGGCAATCGTTTCTGAGCTAAAGGAGGTCGTCTAG